The proteins below are encoded in one region of Paenarthrobacter ilicis:
- a CDS encoding methyltransferase domain-containing protein produces MLLDAVAALRCPVCREALQLQDEGQQGLACHNGHVFDAAKQGYFNLLTGKGTAFEADSSDMVAARHRFLEAGHYRPLAEKVAQSVAGSLRGPDARVLDAGTGTGYYLHAVLQESSASAIGLDISKFALRRAARKNPQAANLVWDIWRDLPLADNTVDAIVVVFAPRNPPEFARVLRPGGKLTVVTPLPGHLAEIAQRAGMLSIEEGKAERLAESMRGHFTPVGGSNLEIPLKLSGHDARDLAFMGPAGHHLLPEDLDGLAESSGTVTATARFRLSEFILS; encoded by the coding sequence ATGTTGCTTGACGCCGTTGCTGCCCTCCGCTGTCCCGTATGCCGAGAGGCTTTACAGCTTCAGGATGAAGGGCAACAGGGGCTGGCTTGCCACAACGGACACGTCTTTGACGCCGCGAAGCAGGGGTACTTCAATCTGCTGACAGGCAAGGGCACGGCCTTCGAGGCAGATTCTTCGGACATGGTGGCAGCCCGGCATCGTTTCCTCGAGGCCGGTCACTACCGGCCGTTGGCTGAGAAGGTGGCTCAGTCGGTTGCCGGATCGTTGAGGGGACCCGACGCGCGGGTCCTCGATGCTGGGACTGGAACCGGGTACTACCTTCACGCCGTCCTGCAAGAGTCGTCGGCCAGCGCCATCGGACTGGATATCTCCAAATTCGCCCTGCGCCGCGCTGCCCGGAAAAACCCGCAAGCGGCGAACCTGGTGTGGGACATTTGGCGCGACCTCCCCCTGGCGGACAACACTGTTGACGCCATTGTTGTGGTCTTCGCGCCCCGGAACCCTCCGGAATTTGCCCGGGTCCTCCGCCCCGGCGGAAAGCTCACAGTCGTCACCCCGTTGCCCGGTCACTTGGCAGAGATTGCTCAACGCGCCGGGATGCTGTCCATTGAGGAGGGCAAGGCGGAGCGGTTGGCCGAAAGCATGCGGGGGCACTTCACGCCCGTTGGGGGATCTAACTTGGAGATCCCCCTGAAACTCAGCGGCCACGACGCACGGGACCTTGCCTTCATGGGGCCGGCCGGGCACCACCTCTTGCCTGAAGACCTTGATGGGCTGGCGGAAAGCAGCGGCACGGTGACCGCGACGGCGAGGTTCCGACTCTCCGAATTCATACTGTCCTGA
- a CDS encoding class I SAM-dependent methyltransferase — MDKADCDARRLDRTYMRFPVVNRLLSGWHAVYRERIKPVLSRTGEATLLDIGCGSGDVARSLAQWAQRDGFRLAITAVDPDERAFRFAAGSTAVEGVAYRQAHSSQLVSEGLTYDVVISNHILHHLDSGQLAEVLRDSERLSRGVVLHNDLRRSNVSYGLFWLGFWPLGVGSYIWRDGLTSIRRSFTPQELTAVVPARWTVERNGPWHSLLTHYATEEADRA; from the coding sequence ATGGACAAGGCCGATTGCGATGCGCGGCGGCTTGACCGGACCTACATGCGGTTTCCAGTGGTCAACAGGCTCCTGTCCGGTTGGCACGCGGTTTATCGGGAACGGATCAAGCCCGTGCTTTCAAGGACAGGCGAGGCCACCCTGCTGGACATAGGCTGCGGCAGCGGCGATGTGGCCCGCAGCCTCGCGCAGTGGGCACAAAGGGACGGTTTCAGACTTGCCATCACAGCGGTTGATCCGGATGAGCGCGCCTTCCGCTTCGCTGCCGGTTCAACCGCCGTGGAGGGTGTTGCCTACCGCCAGGCCCACAGTTCGCAGCTTGTTTCCGAAGGACTCACCTACGACGTCGTCATTTCCAACCACATCCTCCATCACCTGGACAGCGGTCAGCTGGCGGAGGTTCTGCGCGACTCGGAACGCCTTAGCCGTGGCGTGGTCCTTCATAACGACCTGAGGCGCAGCAATGTCTCCTATGGTTTGTTCTGGCTGGGCTTCTGGCCGTTGGGCGTGGGGTCCTATATTTGGCGGGACGGTTTGACCTCCATCCGACGCAGCTTTACTCCCCAGGAGTTGACGGCCGTGGTCCCCGCTCGGTGGACGGTGGAGCGCAACGGTCCCTGGCATTCCTTGCTGACCCACTACGCAACGGAGGAAGCGGACCGTGCTTGA
- a CDS encoding amidohydrolase — protein MNQPGATAGQDRNGASRKVTLYRNGSIYTAADPFATAMVVDGDTVAWVGSEQAATSIADSSMEIIDLKGALLAPGFVDSHVHLTETGVALDGLDLSRARSAGDILDAVAASAGTGPVLGHGWDETRWNNATLPTLEELERAATGRLVYLSRIDVHSALVSASLAAAAALNGMDGFTGSAHVLRSAHTASRLAARQFSWTDRGRYQELALQEAARNGYVAVTEMSAPHICGPEDLRMATSWNDEQNLPQVLPYWGELASSVEHAESILESLGTPVLGLAGDLNMDGSLGSRTAALKKDYSDAPGETGTLYLSVDDAAKHLAATSQLGIQAGFHVIGDAGLDAVLNALDAAAAEVGEQRIRAAGHRLEHVEMADQGAIERLAKYSVTVSAQPAFDTAWGSPGGLYEQRVGARSLSMNPLASFYSSGVPIVFGSDSPVTPLRPWSSVRSCLEHNNPDQRISARAAFLGHTRAGWRATKSRNPLMGQLVPGAPASFAVWEVDELMVQVADSRVQSWSTDPRARTPLLPALDTGSDPRCLQTVHEGRELFAHDSLR, from the coding sequence ATGAACCAGCCAGGCGCAACAGCCGGCCAGGACCGGAACGGCGCCAGCCGGAAGGTCACTCTTTACCGCAACGGATCGATTTACACAGCTGCGGATCCCTTCGCGACAGCCATGGTGGTTGATGGGGACACTGTCGCCTGGGTGGGCTCTGAGCAGGCCGCAACCTCCATCGCGGATTCCTCCATGGAAATCATCGACCTCAAGGGTGCACTTTTGGCGCCGGGATTCGTTGATTCCCATGTCCACTTGACGGAGACGGGTGTGGCACTGGACGGCCTTGATCTCAGCCGAGCCCGTTCCGCGGGCGATATTCTTGACGCCGTGGCGGCCTCGGCCGGCACAGGACCGGTGTTGGGCCATGGCTGGGATGAGACCCGTTGGAACAATGCCACGCTTCCAACCCTCGAGGAACTCGAACGTGCCGCCACAGGGCGTCTTGTCTATCTGTCCAGAATCGACGTCCACTCCGCGCTGGTCTCGGCCTCCCTGGCCGCTGCTGCCGCCCTCAACGGCATGGACGGGTTCACCGGCTCGGCCCACGTGCTCCGATCGGCCCACACAGCATCACGCCTGGCGGCGCGCCAATTCAGTTGGACAGACAGGGGCCGCTACCAGGAATTGGCGCTCCAGGAAGCAGCACGGAACGGATACGTTGCCGTGACCGAGATGTCGGCGCCCCACATCTGCGGACCAGAAGATTTGAGGATGGCGACGTCGTGGAACGATGAGCAGAACCTGCCCCAGGTTCTGCCCTACTGGGGTGAGCTCGCTTCGTCAGTTGAACACGCGGAAAGCATCCTTGAGTCACTGGGCACGCCCGTACTGGGCCTCGCCGGTGACCTGAACATGGACGGCTCCCTGGGGTCGCGAACGGCCGCATTGAAGAAAGACTATTCCGATGCGCCGGGGGAGACGGGCACCCTGTACTTGAGCGTTGACGATGCAGCGAAGCATCTGGCAGCAACGTCGCAACTCGGCATCCAAGCCGGTTTCCACGTTATTGGGGACGCCGGACTGGACGCTGTACTCAATGCGCTGGATGCTGCCGCCGCTGAGGTGGGGGAGCAACGGATCCGTGCAGCAGGACACAGGCTTGAACACGTGGAAATGGCCGATCAAGGGGCCATCGAGCGGTTGGCAAAATACTCCGTTACCGTCAGTGCCCAGCCGGCCTTTGACACGGCCTGGGGTTCACCGGGCGGATTATACGAACAGCGTGTGGGTGCCAGAAGCCTCTCCATGAATCCTCTGGCGTCCTTCTATTCCAGCGGCGTGCCGATTGTCTTCGGCAGTGACAGCCCCGTTACTCCCTTGCGCCCGTGGTCCAGCGTCCGCAGTTGCCTGGAGCACAACAACCCGGACCAGCGGATTTCTGCGCGCGCGGCTTTCCTTGGCCACACCCGTGCGGGCTGGCGTGCCACCAAGAGCAGGAACCCACTGATGGGCCAGTTGGTTCCCGGCGCACCCGCCAGTTTCGCGGTCTGGGAAGTTGACGAACTCATGGTTCAGGTGGCAGACAGCCGGGTGCAGTCATGGAGCACCGATCCGCGGGCGAGGACCCCCTTGCTGCCGGCCCTGGACACAGGAAGCGATCCCCGCTGCCTGCAGACGGTACATGAAGGCCGGGAGCTGTTCGCCCACGATTCCCTCCGGTAG
- a CDS encoding prolyl oligopeptidase family serine peptidase: protein MKPEQLPLLNSVSAPAIHPDGSKAVVAVTRPDFAADSYVGQLWSVPMDPTKHPRRITRGFRDTSPAFSPDGLVLAFLRSDPDGKAQIHVVEAAGGEPQRITHQHAGVEDFTWAPDSHRLAFTSRVAEEGRYGTVDGVASGQEDPRLITANQYRMNGLGYTADQRLQVFVVEVPELGSEPAVAPKGRAANEEGRNAFTDVPAAEQITCGDSDHESPCFSADGSHLYFIAALHEGHDKDLVTSVYRVDARGGRPAAVEPSHLVPQTVTDVRVSADGRWLFYIAQGLGTTGLDFVGRNGVLYAMPIDGGEALALTDVELLDVSGPLEPNGPASMLVLNTALGSVELLDVPAEGEITPLVHGARVVIGASVAANGEVAISYSDAATVGDVAALERGEVRLLTDFSGELRNNSTVSEPLDFEAVKDDGHKVHGWLVLPEGPGPHPVLLNIHGGPFAQYTGAFFDEAQVYAAAGYAVVMCNPRGSAGYGQAHAQAIKERMGTVDMEDVLLFLDAVLESSSRLDKERVGIMGGSYGGYLTAWIIAHEHRFKAAVVERGFLDPVSFAGSADIGWFFGAEYTGGSAEQMAAQSPMAVVSQVTTPTLVVHSENDLRCPLEQGQRYYHHLASQGVETALLVFPGENHELSRAGTPHHRKQRFEHLLGWWSKYLPTGANPTRG, encoded by the coding sequence GTGAAACCAGAGCAACTGCCCCTGCTGAATTCCGTATCCGCCCCGGCCATTCACCCGGATGGCTCAAAGGCGGTGGTCGCTGTTACCAGGCCGGACTTTGCTGCTGACAGCTACGTCGGCCAGTTGTGGTCCGTTCCCATGGACCCCACCAAGCATCCCCGCCGCATCACCCGCGGGTTCAGGGATACGTCTCCGGCATTTTCGCCCGATGGCCTCGTCCTGGCCTTCCTGCGCAGCGACCCTGACGGCAAGGCACAAATCCACGTCGTGGAAGCGGCGGGAGGCGAACCCCAGCGGATCACCCATCAACATGCAGGGGTGGAAGATTTCACCTGGGCACCCGATTCACACCGGTTGGCCTTCACCTCCCGCGTTGCGGAGGAGGGCCGGTACGGAACAGTGGACGGCGTTGCGTCCGGGCAGGAGGATCCACGGCTGATCACGGCCAATCAATACAGGATGAACGGCCTGGGTTACACCGCGGATCAGCGGCTTCAGGTTTTTGTGGTCGAAGTGCCGGAGCTGGGAAGCGAGCCAGCAGTGGCCCCCAAGGGACGGGCTGCCAATGAAGAGGGCCGCAACGCTTTTACGGATGTTCCCGCAGCTGAGCAGATCACTTGTGGGGACTCGGACCACGAATCACCCTGTTTCTCAGCGGATGGCTCTCATCTCTATTTCATCGCCGCACTCCACGAAGGCCATGACAAGGACCTGGTCACCTCCGTCTACCGGGTTGATGCGCGCGGAGGCCGGCCGGCCGCCGTCGAGCCTTCACATCTTGTCCCTCAGACGGTCACGGATGTCCGCGTGTCGGCCGATGGCCGGTGGTTGTTCTACATAGCCCAGGGCCTGGGCACCACCGGGCTGGACTTTGTAGGCCGGAACGGTGTCCTTTACGCAATGCCGATCGATGGGGGAGAAGCGCTGGCCCTGACCGACGTCGAACTCCTGGACGTTTCCGGTCCGTTGGAGCCCAACGGCCCTGCAAGCATGCTGGTGCTGAACACAGCGTTGGGAAGCGTCGAACTGCTGGACGTGCCGGCAGAAGGAGAAATCACGCCTTTGGTGCATGGGGCCCGGGTGGTGATCGGCGCCAGCGTCGCCGCCAACGGGGAGGTGGCCATCAGCTATTCCGATGCCGCCACTGTTGGTGATGTGGCAGCACTCGAACGCGGGGAAGTCCGCCTCCTCACCGACTTTTCCGGCGAATTGCGGAACAACTCCACTGTCTCCGAGCCCTTGGATTTTGAGGCGGTAAAAGACGATGGGCACAAGGTGCACGGGTGGTTGGTGTTGCCCGAAGGACCCGGCCCCCACCCCGTTCTGCTGAACATCCACGGCGGACCGTTCGCCCAGTACACCGGCGCGTTCTTCGATGAAGCACAGGTATATGCCGCCGCTGGATATGCGGTGGTGATGTGCAATCCCCGCGGTTCCGCCGGTTATGGGCAGGCCCACGCCCAGGCCATCAAGGAACGCATGGGCACGGTGGACATGGAAGACGTTCTTCTCTTCCTCGATGCCGTGCTGGAATCCTCCAGCAGGCTGGACAAGGAACGCGTAGGGATCATGGGTGGCTCCTACGGCGGGTATTTGACGGCGTGGATCATTGCCCATGAACACCGCTTCAAGGCAGCTGTTGTTGAGCGCGGTTTCCTGGATCCCGTGAGCTTTGCCGGTTCGGCGGACATCGGCTGGTTCTTCGGTGCCGAGTACACGGGCGGATCAGCGGAACAAATGGCCGCACAAAGCCCCATGGCCGTCGTATCGCAGGTCACGACGCCTACGCTGGTGGTTCACAGCGAGAATGACCTTCGCTGCCCTCTTGAACAAGGGCAAAGGTACTACCATCATCTGGCGTCGCAGGGCGTGGAAACTGCTTTGTTGGTTTTTCCCGGCGAGAACCATGAGCTGTCCCGGGCCGGGACGCCGCACCACCGAAAGCAGAGGTTTGAGCACCTGCTGGGTTGGTGGTCCAAGTATTTGCCGACTGGTGCCAACCCGACGCGGGGTTAG
- a CDS encoding peptide deformylase: MTHQPVHEGSIPATDFNPIQIRDAVRRLLDAEALPAIVQAGHPALRQVSAPFDGQVDDVELMALVDRMRDVMHDAPGVGLAAPQLGIPLQLAVLEDQHAVDPDSAAVRHREPLEFFTIINPGYRPLGAETASFYEGCLSVAGYQAVVRRHRNVELRYTTTAGEAVEEWFSGWQARIVQHETDHLHGTLYLDRAELRSLTTNAEHSARWSAPDVTDARISLGFLPKEH, translated from the coding sequence ATGACACATCAACCGGTTCACGAGGGGTCCATTCCTGCCACTGACTTCAACCCGATCCAGATCAGGGATGCTGTCCGGCGGCTGCTTGATGCGGAGGCGCTCCCGGCCATCGTCCAAGCGGGACACCCGGCACTGCGCCAGGTTTCGGCCCCTTTTGATGGGCAGGTTGACGACGTTGAGCTGATGGCCCTGGTGGACCGGATGCGTGATGTCATGCATGATGCGCCGGGTGTTGGCCTGGCCGCACCGCAGCTGGGCATCCCCTTGCAGCTGGCCGTTCTTGAGGACCAACACGCCGTGGACCCGGACTCAGCCGCAGTGCGCCACAGGGAACCCTTGGAGTTTTTCACCATCATCAATCCCGGCTACAGGCCGCTGGGGGCGGAAACTGCCTCGTTTTACGAAGGTTGTCTTTCCGTTGCCGGCTACCAGGCGGTGGTTAGGCGTCACCGGAATGTCGAGCTGAGGTACACCACCACAGCCGGTGAAGCAGTCGAAGAGTGGTTTTCGGGGTGGCAGGCCAGGATCGTCCAACATGAAACGGACCACTTGCACGGCACGCTGTACCTGGACCGTGCGGAACTGCGTTCCCTGACAACCAATGCCGAGCACTCTGCCCGTTGGTCTGCGCCAGACGTAACCGATGCCCGCATCTCCTTGGGATTCCTCCCAAAGGAACACTAA
- a CDS encoding FAD-dependent monooxygenase: MLDVVIVGAGPVGLFMGTLLLQRGHSVRILERRVERSERSRAIGIHPPSLRELARAGVAETLSAAGVRISRGLAYSGGEPVAALPFDGAPDFPYILAVPQPVTERVLEEAVNNLDADALVRGAEVQELVPHPWSVTVPTAGGVEFRARLVIAADGAHSRIRRSLLPHQPSRGYPDSYIMGDFKDQTPHGTDAVLYLEPGGIVESFPLPDTIRRWVVRLAEPDRGTTPVGLAELVQRRTGEVLDASSNTMLSAFEVQSRLARRMVHGRVVLLGDAAHEISPIGGQGMNLGWLDAAALAPIITSSLSGADVGRQLKDFEKSRRGFAVRASRQAGLNMALGRPLPRPVLAGRNKIFATVLGVPAVSAYVERRFTMR; encoded by the coding sequence GTGCTTGACGTCGTCATCGTGGGAGCAGGTCCGGTAGGGCTGTTTATGGGAACACTGCTGCTCCAGCGAGGTCATTCAGTACGGATTTTGGAACGTCGCGTAGAGCGTAGTGAACGCTCAAGGGCCATAGGCATCCACCCGCCGTCGCTCAGGGAGTTGGCGAGGGCCGGTGTCGCCGAGACTTTGTCGGCTGCCGGCGTTCGGATCTCCCGTGGCCTCGCCTACAGTGGCGGCGAGCCCGTGGCGGCATTGCCGTTCGATGGTGCTCCCGACTTCCCTTACATCCTTGCCGTTCCGCAGCCTGTCACCGAAAGAGTCCTCGAGGAGGCTGTGAACAACCTGGACGCCGATGCTCTGGTGCGCGGAGCCGAGGTTCAGGAGCTGGTCCCTCATCCGTGGTCAGTGACGGTGCCGACCGCCGGGGGTGTGGAGTTCAGGGCCCGCCTGGTGATCGCTGCCGATGGCGCCCATTCGAGGATCAGACGTTCATTGTTGCCGCACCAGCCGTCGCGCGGCTATCCGGACAGCTACATCATGGGCGATTTCAAGGATCAGACCCCGCACGGCACCGATGCTGTTTTGTACCTTGAACCGGGCGGCATTGTTGAGTCTTTTCCCCTGCCTGACACCATACGGAGGTGGGTGGTGCGCTTGGCAGAACCGGACCGGGGCACGACGCCGGTTGGGTTGGCGGAGTTGGTCCAGCGGAGGACCGGTGAGGTGCTGGACGCCTCCAGCAACACGATGCTGAGTGCTTTTGAGGTTCAGTCACGGCTTGCGCGGAGGATGGTGCATGGCAGGGTTGTCCTCCTGGGGGACGCAGCGCATGAGATCAGTCCCATCGGAGGGCAGGGCATGAACCTTGGGTGGCTCGATGCCGCCGCCTTGGCTCCTATCATCACTTCATCACTCAGCGGAGCGGACGTTGGCCGCCAACTCAAGGATTTCGAGAAGTCCCGCCGTGGTTTCGCTGTCCGGGCGTCGCGCCAGGCGGGGTTGAACATGGCACTGGGGCGCCCTCTCCCCCGCCCTGTCTTGGCAGGCAGGAACAAGATCTTCGCCACTGTTCTTGGTGTTCCTGCCGTGTCCGCGTACGTTGAACGGCGCTTTACGATGCGCTAG
- a CDS encoding SPFH domain-containing protein, translating into MNGLGGTAAAIVLIVLIIFVIIVLVRSVRIIPQARAGVVERLGKYQRTLNPGLTILIPFVDRLLPLLDLREQVVSFPPQPVITEDNLVVSIDTVVYFQVTDPRAATYEIANYIQAVEQLTTTTLRNVVGGLNLEEALTSRDQINGQLRGVLDEATGRWGIRVSRVELKAIDPPHSIQDSMEKQMRAERDRRAAILTAEGTKQSQILTAEGQRQAAILAAEGDAKAAILRADGEAQAIQKVFDAIHKGNPDQKLLAYQYLQTLPKLAEGSSNKLWIIPSEVGEALKGIGGALGGTTTDSPVAGLFGGNGSGSHTESASPAESTRTTE; encoded by the coding sequence ATGAACGGCTTAGGAGGAACAGCAGCAGCAATCGTGCTGATTGTTCTTATTATTTTTGTGATCATAGTGTTGGTCCGCTCGGTAAGGATCATCCCGCAGGCGCGTGCCGGCGTCGTCGAGCGACTTGGTAAATACCAGCGCACGCTCAACCCCGGACTGACCATCCTGATCCCGTTTGTTGACCGGCTCCTGCCGTTGCTCGACCTTCGCGAGCAAGTAGTGTCCTTCCCGCCGCAGCCCGTCATCACCGAGGACAACCTGGTGGTGTCCATTGATACGGTGGTGTACTTCCAGGTCACAGACCCCCGGGCAGCCACCTATGAGATTGCCAACTACATCCAGGCTGTCGAACAGTTGACAACCACCACCCTGCGAAACGTAGTGGGTGGCTTGAACCTCGAAGAGGCACTGACATCACGTGACCAGATCAACGGCCAATTGCGCGGGGTGCTTGACGAAGCCACCGGCCGGTGGGGTATCAGGGTTTCCCGCGTTGAGCTCAAGGCTATTGATCCGCCCCACTCCATCCAGGATTCCATGGAGAAGCAGATGCGTGCAGAGCGTGATCGGCGTGCGGCCATCCTGACTGCGGAGGGCACCAAGCAGTCGCAGATTCTTACCGCGGAAGGTCAGCGGCAAGCCGCCATTCTGGCAGCAGAAGGTGATGCCAAGGCGGCCATCCTGAGGGCTGATGGTGAAGCCCAAGCCATCCAGAAGGTCTTCGATGCCATCCACAAGGGGAATCCTGACCAGAAGCTCCTGGCTTACCAGTACCTGCAAACCCTCCCCAAGCTTGCTGAAGGAAGTTCCAACAAGTTGTGGATCATCCCCAGCGAAGTCGGCGAAGCCTTGAAGGGCATCGGCGGTGCACTCGGCGGGACCACCACGGACTCGCCCGTGGCTGGCCTGTTTGGTGGCAATGGTTCCGGTAGCCACACGGAGTCGGCGTCGCCCGCGGAAAGCACCCGGACAACGGAATAA
- a CDS encoding NfeD family protein: MFEWLGENWWALWLTAFLAFAVVEMLTLDLFFIMLGGGALAGLIADFAGADFWLQIVIFCVVSLLMVVFLRPVALKHLHKGPEEQRSNIDRLIGQPALVIEAVTGTSGLVKIGGDVWTARSVGGVLDAGATVQVTKIDGATAVVASSADNSPR, from the coding sequence ATGTTTGAATGGCTCGGCGAGAACTGGTGGGCTCTGTGGCTCACGGCTTTCCTCGCGTTCGCAGTGGTTGAGATGCTCACCCTGGACCTCTTCTTCATCATGCTTGGCGGAGGCGCCTTGGCCGGCCTGATCGCTGACTTCGCAGGTGCCGACTTCTGGCTCCAAATAGTCATTTTCTGCGTGGTCTCCCTCCTGATGGTGGTCTTCCTTCGGCCTGTTGCCCTGAAACACCTGCACAAAGGGCCGGAAGAACAACGCTCAAACATTGATCGTCTTATCGGGCAGCCGGCCCTGGTCATTGAAGCCGTGACGGGCACCAGCGGCTTGGTGAAAATCGGCGGTGACGTCTGGACCGCACGCAGCGTGGGCGGCGTTCTCGACGCAGGTGCCACGGTTCAGGTCACCAAAATTGACGGAGCGACGGCGGTAGTCGCCTCCTCCGCCGACAACAGCCCGCGCTGA
- a CDS encoding RNA polymerase-binding protein RbpA: MSDRSLRGMRLGAQSMETESGVEPAPRQRVEYRCEDGEQVFVTFSSEAEIPPVWVSKTGKEALLVDGERPVDANEKAVRTHWDMLLERRSLPELEQILEDRLNILRERRGERRSA; the protein is encoded by the coding sequence ATGAGCGATCGCAGCCTGCGGGGTATGCGTCTTGGCGCCCAAAGCATGGAAACTGAATCCGGCGTCGAGCCGGCACCGCGTCAGCGGGTCGAGTACCGTTGCGAGGACGGCGAGCAGGTCTTCGTCACCTTCTCCTCCGAAGCCGAAATTCCTCCGGTATGGGTGTCCAAAACGGGCAAGGAAGCGCTGCTGGTTGACGGTGAACGCCCCGTCGACGCCAACGAAAAGGCTGTCCGTACCCACTGGGACATGCTCTTGGAGCGCCGCAGCCTTCCCGAGCTGGAGCAGATCCTTGAGGATCGCTTGAACATCCTGCGTGAGCGCCGCGGAGAGCGCCGCTCCGCCTGA
- a CDS encoding nuclear transport factor 2 family protein — translation MSDSTPLDCVLGFVRTVEAGGGSAELRPFLAEDFTLTEWPHVLSKTGSTRNLAETLSGADHSKDIVANQRFEVVRSTTEGDRVVLEMNWSATLLLDLPHWDRGDTIRARSTAVFELRDGLIVSQDTYDCYYTTPVDVSPMESPASAS, via the coding sequence ATGAGTGATTCCACACCCTTGGACTGTGTACTTGGCTTCGTCAGGACCGTGGAGGCCGGTGGCGGCTCCGCCGAGTTGCGGCCGTTCCTGGCCGAGGATTTCACGCTGACCGAGTGGCCGCATGTGCTCTCAAAAACCGGCTCAACCCGGAATCTGGCGGAGACGTTGTCCGGGGCAGACCACAGCAAGGACATCGTGGCGAACCAGCGCTTCGAAGTTGTCCGGTCCACCACCGAAGGCGACAGAGTGGTGTTGGAAATGAACTGGTCTGCCACCTTGCTTCTGGATCTGCCGCATTGGGACCGGGGCGATACCATCCGCGCCCGGAGCACTGCCGTCTTTGAGCTGAGGGACGGACTGATCGTCAGCCAGGACACCTACGACTGCTATTACACGACGCCCGTGGACGTCAGCCCAATGGAGAGCCCTGCTAGCGCATCGTAA
- a CDS encoding polyprenol monophosphomannose synthase, translating to MRVLTIIPTYNELESLPVTLGRLRAAVPDSDVLVVDDNSPDGTGRLADRFAAEDGNVHVLHRKGKEGLGAAYIAGFKWGLAAGYDVLVEMDADGSHQPEQLPLLLDAVRDGADLAMGSRWVPGGSVVNWPLYRQAISRTGSTYARLMLGVKIKDVTGGYRAFRRSTLEALKLDEVESVGYGFQVDLAWRVAKLGLRIEERPITFVERELGASKMSGNIVVEAMLNVTKWGLAARWAKLTGKSKR from the coding sequence TTGCGTGTCCTGACGATCATTCCCACCTACAACGAGCTCGAATCCCTCCCTGTCACTTTGGGACGGCTCCGCGCGGCAGTCCCTGACTCCGACGTCCTGGTGGTTGACGACAACAGCCCTGACGGCACGGGACGCTTGGCGGATCGCTTCGCAGCAGAGGACGGCAACGTCCATGTCCTCCACAGGAAGGGCAAAGAGGGTCTCGGCGCGGCCTACATCGCCGGCTTCAAGTGGGGACTGGCGGCCGGATACGACGTACTGGTTGAGATGGACGCGGACGGCTCGCACCAGCCGGAGCAGCTGCCATTGCTCCTCGATGCCGTCAGGGATGGCGCCGATCTTGCCATGGGCTCCCGCTGGGTCCCGGGCGGCAGTGTCGTGAATTGGCCGCTGTACCGGCAGGCAATCTCGCGCACAGGCAGTACGTATGCCCGTTTGATGCTTGGCGTGAAAATCAAGGACGTCACGGGCGGATACAGGGCTTTCCGTCGAAGCACCCTCGAAGCCCTTAAGCTCGATGAAGTCGAATCGGTGGGGTACGGCTTCCAGGTTGATCTTGCCTGGCGGGTAGCCAAACTTGGTTTGCGCATCGAAGAGCGCCCCATCACCTTCGTCGAGCGTGAACTTGGTGCTTCCAAGATGAGCGGCAACATTGTGGTTGAGGCCATGCTCAACGTCACTAAGTGGGGACTCGCCGCCCGCTGGGCAAAGCTCACCGGCAAGTCCAAGCGCTAG